The DNA region ataaacactttttttacaaaataggctcatttttcaAGTCCCctacagttaaacagttaaatttttccgtttttgaatccattcatcaAGGAGCTTTGCTGCTGtatcatggctgcagcaggcgcaatgaaATTATCCAGCACATGAAATAGTCTTGGTAACTAGGTACGGCACTGTGTAATATCTttggtatggcagcaaagtttcttgaCTATTATGCTagaataagagtatagttcctagacatattgacctagaaaatagcaacttaaaGTCTTCGTACAGAATTTAACTACAgatagtcaagctttaaataggaaaaaattatcaaaactatttttttagcaagatgctaatggtctaatccaatacaatgacttatgctaagctaagataacAAACCTGGAtgtcccagtgatggattgcagctggaagggcatccgctgtgtaaaacatatgctggataagttcgctgttcattccgctgtggcgacactagattaataaagggactaacccgaaaagaaaatgaatgaatgaatgaaacctgGATGTTGGCTAAAAAAAGGTaaagctcaactgtttaacttgaGTTGTAAAATGAtcctatttccaaaaaagtggagtgtttctatAAGATGTAAATTAATGTGCCGTAAAGTAAATTTATGATGGGTTAAAATACACCACTTTCAGAATTTACCTATTAATGCACAATATATTGGTGTGATACTGGTCATTGTATGATATTGAGCATTATTTTCATCATTAGACTGTACTAGATCTTTACTAACATTTTTACCTTTAGGCTAACTTTGTCATCATCTTAACACTTTAAGATTCAATAACAGTTTTATGTGCTCTTGAGCAAATCAGGTGGAATATAGTCATGTAGTTTtacatttcttaaatattaaaattgtaaattgtatttaagaaaatgtaaaaatacttcTAGAGTACTTATAGTAAAATGTTCTGTGTTTTCAGTGCAAAGAGAAGCTTTGTGTCACCTGGCCCAGCTGGACAGCGCTACAGCAGATTTCCCTGTGAGTCAAGCAGGCCATGTCTCTGCTTAAATTACAGTGCATTGCCATGCTTCAATTGGTCACTTGTAATGGATTTTTCTACTTTAGGCCTCCACTACAACAGCCCTGCATGTCACTTCCTGTCAAGATGAGTTTCGTCAGCAGCAAACAGCCATGCTGTGGAGAGCAGCGGGTGCAACGGCATTGCAGGTTTCACACCTTCAGCCCACTATCACACACATCTGTCTGTCTACAGTCTCTGCGCCAGCCAACTTACCAGTTGATTTCTGATCTAAATAACTATATATTCTGTCCTGTTAGAGTAAGATTTAGTGTGAGATAGTAAAGAAgtctttatctgtctgtctgtctgtctgtctgtctgtctgtctgcctgtccatctatctatctatctatctatctatctatctatctatctatctatctatctatctatctatctatctatctatctatctatctatctatctatctatctatctatctgtctgtctgtctgtctgtctgtctgtctgtctgtctgtctgtctgtctgtctgtctgtctgtctgtctgtctgtctgtctgtctgtctgtctgtctgtctgtctgtctgtctgtctgcctgtccatctatctatctatctatctatctatctatctatctatctatctatctatctatctatctatctatctatctatctatctatctatctatctgtctgtctgtctgtctgtctgtctgtctgtctgtctgtctgtctgtctgtctgtctgtctgtctgtctgtctgtctctgtctctgtctaaacaaaaatgtcaatatcaaacatctatttattcatccatccattcatttatctacagtatccatccatccatccatccatccatctatcactaTCTATAGTatctgaccatccatccatccaaatatgtGTCTGTCTAGATCTATCTAGAtttcagttaaattatgctaTGGTTAGCTACTTTTTAAGTAGCAGTAGTTAGAATTGTTTGCTCAATGAGATTGACCTAAAACCTGATAAAATACTTAATTATGTCATTCTGTTTAGCTTTTTGGAAGAGAAGGATAATTTTTAGAGAAGGAAGAATTTTTAGAGTGTGAATATTTAGGTGTTGTAGTCTACTGAtgccatcaaatttaaaataacaataaataataacaaaattacgTCATTTAATGCATTTCAAATCACATAAAGTACAGAATTTACTACTTTTATCTTTAACGCACATCACAAGCgttaaaaaaatgttctgtaAATGATGAAATCTAAGTAGTATGGAAGTAGGCATTTGCATTTGCTCTAAAATGTGTAAATACACAGATTTCAAGCTGAAACAATACACAAATGGATATGACTACATTTTAGAAAAGCTCtgctaaaaatgtattaatagaCACAATTGTTCTTTCCCTCTGTCTTAGAGATTAGTCATCTGTGGTCCTGTTAAAACTCCCGGAGTTCAGATGAATGCAGCTCAGTATTTTCAGTAAGCAAAACTTTATCACAGCTCTTTCTACGTTTGTGTAAATAGTATAATTGTAATGAAACTGTTATCTGTAAGTCTAATGTAATAACTACAGTGTTACATCTTTGGCTATGCAGGTTAAGAAAAGCTCAGATGAAAGAAGCCTCTGAAATGAAGTACGGAGACCAAGTTGAAGGTTGGTTTGTGTCTGTATATCTCTGAAAAATATATGGACATGTTgtgatttatttatctatattggTATtagtatacatataaaaatattatattaactgTCAATTTGCTATTAATTTGCTATCTTTAGGTCAGACGTGGGATGACATCATTAGAGTAATGACGTCGGCCACAGTGAGATTTGAACTATTGTCCACGGTGCACACAAGTCCAGTGAGTGTGTTTTTACTAGCACATGTATTGAATATTCTGTGCTGCATCAGAGATGATTGACAGCTCTTTTTCAGGTGACCTTAGATGTGCAGCGGGACAGTGGGGTGTCCACAAAGGGCCCCAGGGGTGGAGTCTTTGTCATGTATAACTGCGCTCGGCTCCATACACTCTTCAGCAGCTACGAAAAAGGAGTGGAACAAGGTAAAACGCATACACTTTAGTCACTTATGATTTATATTCAGTATTTTTGTCAAGATGTTATATCTcagtctttttaaaaaatgtgtaggtCTTTATCCTGAAATCCCAGGAGGCACAGAGCTGGACTTTTCTGCTCTAAAAGAGGAGGTAAAGCAATTTGAGACTAACAGGTTTTATTAAACATCCTGTTTATTTTGTACAGGCAAACTCAAAGATTAAAGTGGACCGGTTTCTTTTGCAttcttaagtgtttttttttgctgcttataaatattttgtgtttgtttgttttgtttataaagtAAGCTAATGTTGATATTTCATCATTAGGGGGAGTGGCTTCTTCTTTTTAATTACCTCATTCCATTCTCTGAAATTctggaccaatcagcacagactCTGGAGCATGAAGGGGGTGGAGCCAGAGTTCAATTAAGAACTGAACAGGTGCCTTTTTTGGCTTATAAACAGGGTTTTTAGGGTGtatttactcttattatatttagtCTTCTGTTTGGTGTCATAGAATCTTAATACAGCTTCTCTTAActgaatgttttgtttgtttgtcaggtGTGCAGATTTCTGGTGTCTCTCAGTAAAGATTTTAGTTCCTACTACAACAGAGTTCACGTCCTTGGGGTAAGAAATTATGGGTCTGCATGATTCTTTGACAATCATTGAAGAAATTTTAGagagtattatttgtttataaacaaATTAGACAAAATATTATAACTTCCTGTTACAGTGTGATCATTTACAATAGTgaatcgcaggatatgcaatgttgagactGGATAATAATTCAtcctttgcatgtgtttttgatgcctgtgactgtataatgattttaaaagcactcTGCATAAGAAATTATACCCTTTTTGTTAccattaatgattaatttttgttaattatttttatttttattattcaattactgcaTCTGGATACTGTTAAACTCAGAAGCGATAAAACACTGTTGATTTCAATTGCATCTTTTTcaatattgtatttatagattgtttattagattttatggagatgcactcccactgcacACTCATCCCAGTCAATCTATCATTATAAATTCGTTCCAAATCGAGATATTgattcatctggtgaaattgttttCAGTTGTCAGAAAACATAATGTATATCAGAAcatcgcaatgtcagtttttacCAATGTCTTGCAGCCCACTGCCCtagttcctagaactattggCAGAAGTACCTGCATTTTGATGTCTTCACACCACAGGGATTAATAATGGAGACATCTTTGGCTCTTAATACACCTTTTGTGGGAACTAATTAGCTCCTACTTCAGAGCAGGATCTAATCACGCACGATAGAAACTCCAATGATTAACTTGCCCTGCTAGCTAGTTTATAACCACCTAGTGCAAAAGCCCTACTTGTTGTCTCATCATATTGTATTTGGCTCAtcagtttatatgtatatttcaCAGCCTTTAAACACTGCCTATGGGTTAATATTTGTAGCATTTAATGAATGAAAGGATATGTATTCTGCATATTTGTGCAGGACATTGTACAATTTAAAGCCAATTAACATTCTCCTACTTCTCattctctctccctctgtctTTCTATCTAGGAGCCTCTGCCTCATCTTTTTAATCAGATGTTTTGTCGTTTATTATTGCTGAGAGCATTAAGAGAACTTTACCACAGCGCCCTGGACTCCCTGAACCTTCCTCCAATCCCACAACTATAGCATCATGCACTCAAGAAGCCACAAACTCTCTCCCTTAACAGCCAACACTCGCCCATttttcttgattattacacctTACTTATCCACCTTATACCTATTATTCCCTCACCATGCGGTCCAAATAGCCCAATAGTCTTTTTTCACTCACAAAAACACCGTTCTACCACTGAAATGCCCTACACAAGACCCCTCTAAATCTGTCGCTCCATCCTTTCAGCCAGTAAATTGTATGAGAAATCGCCCTTGCAAATGTCAACAAGTGAATATGAATTGCCCTTCACTACGTTCATAGATTCTGCCCTCCTGCATGATGTATTGTACGTAATAATCTTTAATCAGTGTAAGTGCCCAGCTCTGTTTGTTCCACTGCTGACAGTGTATCGCAGTTGTTCTCTCTCCGTTTGATAGATGCACACAATAAAAAATCTGTCACCGTCTCCGATTAGGAATCATGTCAACGTTTGGCATTCTGGAAATGTCATGATGTGGGATGCCACttcttttaatataaatttaattatgtCTGTACCAAATATGAAGGCTTAATTCTAGAGTTTGTCCTCACTTTTGATGTGTACAGATGTACATCTGAGATTTCTTGTGTGCCATACAGAATTCCAGTGCATTGGTGCTTTCAGTATTCAAAGCCCTGAGAGCAATGAACACATTTAGAGTGACTGTACGTTTTGTTAGTGGTGATCTCACTCGATGTATTCAAAAAAGGAGCAACCCTCTTCATAATTAAAAGAGCGTCTGCTTTAACCAATTGTTTGTTCAAGTGTGGACATAATTGACTCTCTGCATGTCTTTACATTTTTAAGCTTAATTGGGTAACATTAGTAGtgttttaattaatgattatggttttaatttaaacttttcaTACTTTAATTATAATTCATTGGCTActgataaatattatttttattaattatttcattataattattttattaattattttcaacaGAATTAATAGATATTATCAATACTGTAGAAATAATACATGCATAACCTTATTTAAATGGCTACTAAatagaaattatatttatatcaatGTCAGAGGTTAACAGATAGCATTTGGATTATGCGACTGAAAAGTAAAACTTAATGTtaaaccataaaataaaaaaagatttgtttttagattattattattaagtaatattattaataaaactgcAGTAGTACTTGTGAGCGAAATAAAACGTTATAAAAACTTGAGtgtacacttactggccactttattagatacaactgtccaactgcttgttgacACAAATATCTAATCGgccaatcacttggcagcaactcaatgcatttacatGGTCgaggcgatctgctgcagtttaaaccgagcatcagaatggggaagtataggtgatttaaatgactttgattgtggcatggttgtttgtgccagatgggctggtctgagtaattccgaaactgctgatctactgggattttcactcacaaccatctctagggtttacagaaaatggtccaaaaaagagattcagtgagcggcagttctgtcaGCGCaaatgccagaggagaatggccagactggttccagctgatagaaaggcaacatttgctaaaaaaaacacttgttacaactggggtatgcagaagagcatctctgaacacacaacacatccaaccttgaagcagatggtgCAGCAGAAGACCTGGTCccactactgtcagctaagaacaggatacTGAGGctgcaatttgcacaggctcaccaaaattgaacaatataagattggaaaaacgttgcctggtctgagtctcaatttctgttgcaacattcggatggtagggtcagaatttggcatcagcaacataaaagcatggatccatcctgccttgtatcaacagttcaggctgcttgTGGTGGTGTATTTTTTGGTGTATTTTCTGATGGCTACACAAATCCTCTCAGACTGAtattttgaacatgacaatgcgtTCAGTTCAccgtactcaaatggtctccacagtcaccagaactcaatccaataaagcacctttgggatgaggtggaacaagagattcgcattatggatgtgcagccgaaaaatctgcagcaactgcatgattctatcatgtcatcaatatggaccaaaatctctaaagaatatttccagtaccttgttgcatctatgccatgaaggattaagtcagttctgaaggcaaagggggaTCCAAGCCTGTACTAGTAATGTTTgcctaataaagtgagtgtataaacataaaaattttaatgttattaaattgtacaattatgctacatgattttttttaaaacgaCACTTAACAGTAAAAGGCTTGCCAGCCACAAATTACACAGGCATTTGTCTTTTCATGATTAATATGGACCATTTCTGTTGCTCACAATTAatatctgcttaatatctgatgCTCTTTGATTCTGAATCCAAACTCATCAGTGCTCTGTGATGTGAATATTAACCACATTTGAGTTGAAGCCACAATTGTGACCCAGACAGGCATGACTAAACATCCCATAATAGCTTGTCTCTTTAATGAAGTATGTGTTAAATATGCAGCTTTAAAATGAGGCACTGAACAATAATACCAACTACGTTGACAGAAAACAGCTCTGATGTTACGAGTGTGTGACTAAAgttgatttaaataatattatatagtcAATCTATCATGTAGAAACCATATAAGAAGCCATTTTGACAATGAATCTTTAAAACAAAGTTAGCTTTTTTTTAGGTATTAGTTCTTGTTCGTTATATactacagttttgtttttgtttttctaccACCCAGACTCATTCATTTGATACTGTGATAATTTAAGTAGACTTGGTATTAATGAATAAGTGCTTGTAGCTAATGAAATGCTCTAGTATCTAAtaactaatatttaataaatagatacctgtaataatttaaaaagtgactagtaaatgttttatttttctacaatgtaaaaaatgctgggttccacataattcttttgttgtcccaacataaatcgattgagttaacttaatcatttttacaaatattggttgatataacataaaacaaataagttgccCTCCAAAAAGCTTAAGAAGTGTGTTGATTCTGCTTATTTTACATaaatttgaacaagcaacaatTAAATTTGATTGCAGTAAAAAATGTAATAGATTGCTATTGACTATACAGCGATCTGTCATAATCAGATTGTTTTGACCAGAGccaatgtcaaataaaaaaatctgatgaaAAATATTCTAATACATTTGCAtctagtcatttagcagacacttttgtccaaagcgacttataaTTGAGGAGGTATTCAGCAATTTAACAAGAAGAGGCCATACATACACTACCTAACAAGAGTCTTCTCAgccatccaagttttaggaaccacaaaaaaaaaaaaataacttgacttctatttgatcatttggtatcagaagtggcttatatgaaaagcaaaggcctctagattacacttattttagctaaataaaatatgatcatgccttgatttataattaattaggacagtaaggtctgattttgctgagacaaaagtcttgccacttAACAGAAGTAATCTacagaatagaatataaagtcatggtgcagtggaaaaagacttaatattgtgcatgactcatgagcttggaggactgcatccacacatctctgcaatgactccaataacttattaataaagtcatctggaatggcaaagaaagaattcttgcaggactcccagagttcatcaagattgtttggattcatcttcagtgcctcctccttcatcttacccaatatatgctcaataatgttcatactggtgactgggctggccaatcctggagcaacttgaccttctttgctttcaggaactttgatgtggaggctgaagcatgagaaggagcgctatcctgctgaagaatttgccatcttttgtggtttataatgtaataaccccaaaccatgattgttCCCTCACCAAACTTGACGGATTTGTGTAAGAATTTTGGTTCCATccgggtttcaataggtcttctgcaatatttgtgatgattgggatgcagttcaacagatgattcatcagaaaaatctaccttctgccgcttttccaaTAAGTCTCTTTAAAAATTTCcagatgttaaaataggatccaaatccctctcaTTTTAAAGGTCCACCgaaacgtgatgtaggagtgcggtttacccgcccactgaattgattgacagccgcgtattaacatgcctctattaatgcatataatcatatcaacaagacaggacttgCGCAAAACAACCggcattaaaagatctgttcagtgctctgtgatcatcagtcatcatcaaatgggATCAAGAATgaatttttacaagtttaaaatgtttttaaaacagtgcatgtttgtaatgaattacagggattttactgtctttatcatCACAGCCGTTTGTcaatacaattataaaagtagACGATTCAATCACAGTTTATAGGCATTAAATcaggtttgttttgtacattaacataacagatatccatacagcagtggatattaacatgtatccttacacatttgttgtgtgtgtgtgtgtgtgtgtgtgtgcgggaacTTTGTAACTACATTCTGTGTGACTCATCGAAAGGCTTGAACTAACTCCACAATAATTGttaaacatcaaataataatcatttttaaagttcttactgtagtatttctcacaaatgctaCGTAAGATCTGTTTccatcatgtctgtcactgtgctgtttatctgacacagccaagGCAAAGATTgaagcacactctgacaggcatgtgggaacggtgggcggggagaacttgcattaaaggcacaggcaacaagaACAGCTACTATGTGTTCAAAGCATAAACTTTCAatgttctgaaaggtataataaataatctgatgggtgttttgagctgaaactttacagacacattctggagacacaaaatacttatcTTAAATATTGAAAATTTTTAAAGATTGCTGCTCCCATACTCTCAAAACCATTATACAGAAATTTTTAACTACTGTTTTAATACTGTTTCTACAAAATGCTGCACAGAACTAGCAAAGAAAAGTGAACATGTGTTATAAAACAGGCTTAAACAGCTTGTATAGCTTTAAAGAATATATTTACAAACATAAACTTAGCTTAACGTGTTAGCATGAAACCGCTAGTAGCATTAAATAGTTAATATCCTACTGTAAACAGCTTGTCATTGGATCCACAAACATGCAGATGCATATTTGCCAGTCGGTTTACTGAGATGTAATTTCACGCTTCAACCACTAGAGAGCAATCACGACCTTATCCTCGTTTGAAATCTTTCGTTATTTTGTTCAGGGCTAGTCAGGCTGTCAGTCATCACCGCTGGGCATCTCTCTACCTTCAAGACAAAAGACAGAGGAGAGATGAAAAGCGACAGAGAGAGGTAAAAAGGACACTGGTGGAGCTGAAAGGAGGAAGCAGAGTACACTGTGTAATCGCTACAAGGAAAACTGCTGTGTTTTCAGGAGGTGTATGTGTGAGAGCGAGATGAATGAATGAGGTCAGAGGTGCCCATGGgaattgaatgattttttttgtagCTGCCAGGGAtaggaagagaaagagagagggaggtaAAGGTGGCTGGAGGAGGGGTGGAGATGATGGAGGAGAGTGGGATATTGATGAATGCTGTTCTTGGTGACTGACATGGAAGCCTATAGGAAATTACAGTGCGAGGTGGGTGTAGTTTATAGAGTGCTGCTGGGAAATGACACGTGGAGATTGATACTGTATCTGTGAATGTCACTCTTGTAAAGATAATGTCGTTTGTAATAGACACACATTGCTTGCAGTCTAAATTAAAAGGGGGGTTGTGTTTGACTTGCAATGTGGACGCTGGATTTGGTGAGTTAAATGGGGTCGTTTGCAGAAAAATTGAATGTATTGtgcatttactcactctcaagtgtttccaaactttCATGAACGTGTTTCTACTATTAAACATggaggaagatattttaaagatttttggaAAACAGTAACTATTGGctctagagcagtggtcaccaaacttgttcctggagggccggtgtcctgcagattttagctccaaccctaatcaaacacacctgaacaagctaatcaagctctcactaggtatacttgaaacatccaggcaggtgtgttgaggcaagttggatctaaacccagcagggacactggccctccaggactgagattggtgacccctgctctagagtaaGGGGAAAATGCAATGCTTTGGTAATAATTGGATGACTATTTCATAACATTCCTCAAAACACCTTCCACAGTGTTCAAGCTGAAGATAGAAACTCTAACAGGTTCAGAACAAGTGGAGACTGAGTAactgacagaatttacattttttgggtgaattatccctttaacgaAACTGAGCATCTCGCCAGTTGGCTGGTAATTTTATTAGGAGCTGTTAATCCACTTTAATCCCCGTTCATTTTCAGTCTGAGCACAGCTAACAGGCTTCCAGGAAATCTGAATTCAGTTCAAACATTCTGTTCACACTCGAAACAGGATTAGTTCAGTGATTCATATCAAGGTCGAAGTCGACTCATACCCTTGAGCTGCTGACCACAGTGGAATCGATACATGGTTTGTGTTGAAATGAAAGAATGATATGTGAACAATTCATATCAAAGACTCAAACTTATTGAATGACTTAAGTAGAAAATTGACCAGAGAGATGCAATGGCCCACTTATCCTGAATATACTGTCAAATATAAGGGTTGCAAAATGAGAATTTTATAGCAATGTAGAAACATTTTTGGTTCAGTAAAATAATCGTCCTTTAGATcaaagatgcccaaagtagggcccatgTTAACCTTtgatttccctcacagtccaaagatatgtggtacaggtgaaattgGAAGGCtcaattgttcgtagtgtatgagtgtctgtgtaaataagtgtgtgtggatgtttcccagagatgggttggagctggaagggcatccgctgcataaaaacttgctggataaattggcagtttattccgctgtggcgaccccagattaataaagggactaagccgacaagaaaatgaatgaatgaatttgcgtACCTGAATACTGCTAGAATCCCAAGAAtctataaagcactgtttatttttttatttgtatcttcgCTGTACTGTATTTATCAATGCTTGCAATTGGTTTATTGTGGTTTCTGCAAATGCTTTACAAAATGATTGCACCAATTACTCTAAAATGATGCCCCCCCACCCATAAttctattcaagtcatctgatgAAAATATACACGATATTGCAatgtttattgcagaaaaataaaacattacagtgtcagtttttttccaatattgtgcagcccaaattCGAACACATAAAAAACTGGTTTATTTATTATAGTGATTAATTATATTTGACATTCTTGTTGTCAAATAAATCATTAGCAGAAATATTTAATGGCTGtttatattttcttaaaatattagGGTGTATTGTACCATTTTTAggtagcacggtggctcagtggttagcctgatcgcctcacagcaacaagggcGCTGATTCGAGTCTCTgctgggcctgttggcatttctgtatggagtttgcatgttctctccgtgttggcgtgggtttcctccaggtgctctggttatccccacagttcaaagacatgcactaagaTAAATTTGATAAgctaatttggccatagtgtgtgtgtgtatgggtgtttcccagtactgtgttgtgactggaaaggcatccgctgcataaaacatatgctggaatagttggcggttcattccgctggggcgattCTTGCTaaataggggactaagctgaaggaaaatgaatgaatgtaccatTTTTTCCCCTTTTGCTGGTATGAAAATCATTGCTCT from Danio rerio strain Tuebingen ecotype United States chromosome 8, GRCz12tu, whole genome shotgun sequence includes:
- the dalrd3 gene encoding DALR anticodon-binding domain-containing protein 3, producing the protein MEESAPFSIVSTVKALSGALRGDAGHEADISREREKLWFKESSAKNLRNRDFLAPNTVLTTLYAGGEVPSDVLSAVRALRGSGVLPIGATEVTTEGLRVCVDRCAAFRGVLCGIMPYLKPAAQRQGCVLINCPALHTKQSVPSPDTLALGQLRTILIADHLGAQLRRQGYTVSFCPALPQESDIVNFLKTLGIDWPTVPVSWTNEDREEKMKKALENSAYRDRETEKGKRRSRGEEIEGEKRGLKEDVRINLKQVVQDENLNGYDPSLGTCTVQREALCHLAQLDSATADFPASTTTALHVTSCQDEFRQQQTAMLWRAAGATALQRLVICGPVKTPGVQMNAAQYFQLRKAQMKEASEMKYGDQVEGQTWDDIIRVMTSATVRFELLSTVHTSPVTLDVQRDSGVSTKGPRGGVFVMYNCARLHTLFSSYEKGVEQGLYPEIPGGTELDFSALKEEGEWLLLFNYLIPFSEILDQSAQTLEHEGGGARVQLRTEQVCRFLVSLSKDFSSYYNRVHVLGEPLPHLFNQMFCRLLLLRALRELYHSALDSLNLPPIPQL